TTCCAGAACCTGTTCGACACGGGCGACCCGCTGGCCGACTTCGACGGCGACGGCGAGCTGACGCTGTTCGACTTCCTGGCCTTCCAGAACGAGTTCGACGGCGGCTGCCCGTAAGCGCCGCGTCGACCCCAGGACCAAGCGGGGCCATGGTGCGAGCCCGGATCCCCTTCGATCCCGAGGAAGGGCCCGGGCTCGCGCCAGGTGATTGCTCCTACAGATCGCTCACGCCGCCCTCCGCGGCTGCCACGACGTTCCGCAGCAGCATCGCAACGGTCATCGGCCCAACGCCTCCCGGCACGGGGCTGATGAAGGCTGCCTTCTGCTTGACCTCTTCGAACGCCACGTCGCCGACCGTCTTGGTCGAACCATCGTCTTGGGCGACCCGGTTGACGCCGACGTCAACCACGACCGCGCCGGGCTTGACCCAATCGGCCTTGACGAGCTCGGGCACGCCCGCAGCCGCGATCACCACGTCGGCCGTACGGGCGAGCTCGGCCGCCCCTTCCGTGTGCACGTTGCAGCTGATGACGGTGGCCTCCTGCTGCATCAGGAGCACGGCGATCGGCTTGCCCACCACGTCGCCCGCCCCCACCACGACGCACCGCGCCCCCTTGAGCTCGACGCCCGTCGAAAGCACCATGCGCAGCGTTGCCAGGGCCGTGCACGGCGCCAGGCTGCTGCGGCCGTAGACGACGTTTCCGATGTTGGCCGGGTTGACGCCCTCGACGTCCTTGTCCGGATCGATCCGCCGCTGGACCTCGTAGGCATCCACGCCCTCGGGCATGGGCAGGTGCACCATGATGGCATGGCACTCGTCCTTGGAGTTCAGCAGCAGCACGCGGCCGGCGATCTCGTCGAAGCCGGCGTGGGCGTGGAGCGTGTGGAGTCGATAGCCGATGCCCAGCGCTTCGCAGGTCCGCTGCTGGCTGTCGGCGTACTGCCTCGCGGCGCTGTCGCCGTCGTCGACGAGCAGGGCGTCGAGCCGGACGGGCCGGCCCTGCGACTGGAGCGCGGCGGCGCGCCGCGCGATCTCGTCGCGGTAGCGAGCGGCCAGGGCCCTGCCGTCGATGATGGTTGCCTCGGGCACGTGGCATCGTACCTTGCCTCGCACCACTATGCTGGACGCACGATGGCCAAGAAGGACGAGCATGCCCGCATCGCCGAGCTCCGCGACCTGCTGACGCGGGCCAACCGGGCCTACTACGCCGACGCCGACCCCATCATGAGCGACACCGAGTTCGACCGGCTGCTCGAGGAGCTGGCCGGGCTCGAGGCGAAGCACCCTGACCTTGCCGACCCCGCCAGTCCGACGGTGCGCGTGGGCGGCGAGCCGATCGAAGGCTTCGAGACGCGCAATCACGCCGTCCCGATGATGAGCATTGACAACACCTACAACGAGGCCGAGGTTCGGGCCTGGGTCGAACGGGTCACCAAGGCGATCAAGTCCGGCGGGGGCGGCAACGCCGAGGCGGACCGCTTCGTGTGCGACCCGAAGGTCGACGGCGTCGCGGTCAGCCTGCGCTACGAGAAGGGCGAGCTGGCGTACGCCCTCACCCGAGGCGACGGAGCCAGCGGCGACGACGTGACCCACGCCGTGCGCACCGTCCGCGCGATCCCCCTGCGCCTCAACGCACCCAAGGAGCAGGTGCCCGACGTGCTCGAGGTCCGCGGCGAGCTGTTCATCCCGCTGTCGCAGTTCGCCCGCATCAACCGCGAGCGGGCCGAGGCGGGCGAGGCGCCGCTCATGAATCCGCGCAACGCGACGGCGGGCACCATCAAGATGCTCGACCCAACGGTGGCGGCCGATCGAAAGCTGGGCTTCGTCGCCCATGGCAGGGGTGAGGTCGACGACGGCTTTGCCGAGTCATTCAGTCAGTTCATGAAGCAGGTCAAATCGATGGGGATGGCAGTGAGCCCGATGGCCACGACCGCTCGCGACGCCGACGCGGTGCTCGCGGCCATCGAGCAGTTCAACGAAGATCGCCACGACCTGGACTACCTGACCGACGGCATGGTCGTGCGCGTCAACCGCTTCGAGCAGCAGGAGCTGCTGGGCTACACGAGCAAGAGCCCGCGGTGGGCCATCGCATACAAGTACGCCGCCGAGCGCGCGACGACCGTCATGTTGGGCGTGGAACACCAGGTCGGCAAGACCGGCAAGATCACGCCCCGCGCCACGATGGAGCCCGTGCTGCTCGCCGGCACCACCGTGCAGCACGCCACGCTGCACAACTACGGCCAGATCGCCCAGAAGGACATCCGCATCGGCGACACCGTCGAGATCGAGAAGGCCGGCGAGATCATTCCGTACGTGCTGGGCGTGGTGGCGTCGGCGCGGTCGAAGGACAGCACCAAGATCAAGCCGCCCAAGAAGTGCCCGGCGTGCGGCGGCGTCGTCGAGATCGAGCCGACCGAGGCAGCCGGCAACCCGAAGCTGGAGACGACGCGCCGCTGCGTCAACCCCGAGTGCCCCGCCCAGGTCCGCGAGAAGCTCGTGTGGTTCGTGGGCCGCCGGCAGATGGACATCGACGGGCTGGGCGAGAAGACCATCGACCTGATCCGCGAGAGCGACGACATCCCGCTCGGGCACTTCTCGGACATCTTCCGCTTGCACGAGCACGAGGAGGCGCTGCGAAACCTGGAGGGCCTAGGCGAGAAGTCGGTGCAGCAGATGCTCGACGGCATCGAGGCCTCGAAGGGCCGCGGCATGGCCCGCGTGCTGGCGGGGCTGGGCATCCGCCACGTGGGCGAGAGCACGGCCAAGTCGCTCGCGCGCGTGTTCCCGTCGGTCGATGCGTTGCTCGAGGCCGAGGCGTGGCAGCTCATGCCCACGGCCCTGAACTCGATGAGCCAGGCCGAGCGTGAGCGGCTGACCGGCTCGCCCGACAAGCTCGACGACCCGCCCGAGACCGGGCTGGGCGCGTTGACGGCACCGATCGTGCACGAGTACCTGCACTCGAAGGCGGCGCGCGAGACGTTCGATGCGTTGCGAGAGGTCGGCGTCGATCTATCGAGCAAGGACTACGTCGATCCGGCCGAACGACAAGCGATCGCGTCGGCCGACAACTCCTTCGCCGGGCGCACCTTCGTGATGACCGGCTCGCTGGAGCGTTTCGAGCGGAACGCGCTCAAGGATGTGCTCGAGGGGCTGGGCGCGAAGGTCTCGGGCTCGGTCAGCAAGAACACCGACGTGGTCGTCGCCGGCGAGAAGGCCGGCAGCAAGCTCGAGAAGGCCGAGAAGCTGGGCGTCGAGATATGGGACGAGGCCAGGCTGCTCAAGGAGCTGCCCGCCGAGCATCGGCCGGGATAATCCCGCCGAGGTCGAGCGGCCCGATGGCCGATAGTGGTTCCGGGCGCGATCGGTGCGCCCGGAAGGACGCCACGCGGATGCAGAGCCTTGAGTTTCGCACCGAGCTACGCGACCCGGAGACGGCCATGGCCGCGTTGCTGCGCGCCGGGGCCACGCCGCTGGTCACGCTCGAGCTACGCGACACCTACTTCCGCGTGCCCAGCGGCGTCTTCAAGAAGCGCGAGGCCGTCGACGAGCCGGTCGAGTACGTCTTTTATGACCGGCGGAGCGGGCTGGCACCGCGGCTGTGCCGCTTCACGCTGTACGACGAGCCGCAGATGCGGCTGCGGTTCGGCCGGACCGACCCGCCGACGTGGCGCGTGGTGTGCAAGACGCGTGTGGCGTTGATGCGAGCCAACGTCCGCATCCACCTGGACGAGGTCGTCGGGCTCGGGCAATTCTGCGAGCTCGAGGCAGCGGTGAGCAAGGCCCACAACGTCGCACGCTGCCACGAAAACATCGGCGAACTCCGCCACATCCTGGGTCCGACGCTGGGCGAACCGGTCACCGGCACCTACGCCGACATGCTCGACGCGCTCGAGCCCGAGCGGCACGTGGGCTAGCCGGGATCACCTAGAGCCACTTCAGCCTGCGCAGCAGCCACAGCTGGCCGGCCAGCACGGCACCGAACACCGCCAGCCAGACCCAGATCGCCCATGGCTGCTGCGTGAAGGGGACGCCCGCGACGTTCATGCCGAGCAGGCCCGTGAGGAACGAGAGCGGCAGAAAGATCGCCGTCACGATGGCCAGCGCGTAGAGGCGGCGGTTGAGCGTCTCGTCTTCCTGGCCGGCGACCTCGGCCCGCGCGAGCTCGGCGCGGACGTTCTGGTTATCAAGTTCGTCGACGAGCCGAGTGATGCGGTCCGAGAGCTCGACGAGGGCCGGCGTGAGATCCTTGGGCATGAGCGTGGGCGGTGCGAGGCGGAGCTCGGCGATGGCGTCGCGCAGCGGCAGGGCATAGCGACGGAGCGTGATGATGCGGAGGCGGAGTCGTGCGATGTCCCGGCGGTCGACGCGGGTGTCTTCGTCGATGACGTCTTCGAGGTAGTCGTCGATCTGCTCGCCGCTCTCGGTGACGGTGGGCGTCATGCGTTCGAGCAGGTTCTCCAGGAGCATGAGCAGCAGTTCGCCGGCCGCATCGACCTTGACCTTGGGCACGGGCATCTCGATGCTGGCGGCGACGTCTTCGGCGGCGCGCAGGCGGCGGCGAACGACGGTGACGAGCCGGCCGGGCGTGAGCCAGGCGCGGATCGAGATCATGTCTTCGGGCATCGCCTCGGCGTTGAGGTTGACGCCCCGGCCGATGAAGAGCAGCCCGCCGTTCCACTGCACGCAGCGCGGCCGCGTCTGTAGGGCGAGCATGGCGTCGGCAACGTCCTCGGGCAGGTCTTGCTGTAGACGCAGCCACTCGGCGGCGTTGGGCCGGTTGTGGTCGAGGTGGAGCCAGCGCCACGCGGCCTCGCCCGTGATGATCTGCTCGATGGGCGCCTGCGGGTTGCGCTCGACGCCGGCGGGCGACGCGTGGATGAGAACGCCCGAGTCGGGCGCCATGGCCGTGAACTTCATCGCGCTCATCGAGGTTCCTCGGTGCCTTCGGCAGTATCGGGCTGGCGATCATCCGAGCGTGAACGCTGGGCGAGCGCGTCGGCGAGCGGTCCGATGTCGCGGATGTTGAGATCTCGCTGCGGGAAGGCGATCTCGATGTCGAGCTCGCGGAAGCGCTCGGCGATGCGCGTGTGCAGCTCGCTCTTGACGTCGAGGAAGAAGTCGTAGCTCTCCAGGTAGACGCGCAGCTCGAAGTTCAGCGTGCTGTCGCCGAAGCCCAGGAAGAGCGAGCGGACGCGCGGCTCGGCGACGACGTGGGCTTGGGACTTGCCGAGTTCGAGCAGCTCGCGTTCGACCAGGCGGACGTCGGAGCCGTAGGAAACACCCACGGGCACGGTGACGCGGATTCGGGGGTCCGACAGCGTCCAGTTCGTGAATTCCTGGGTGATGAAGACCTTGTTGGGGATGATGACCTCGCGGAGTTCCCAGTCGAGCACGGTGGTCGCGCGCATGCGGATGCGTGTGACCTTGCCGTTCATGTTGTTCACGGTCACGGTGTCGCCCACGCGCATGGGCCGCTCGATGAGGATGATCAGTCCCGAGATGAAGTTGGCGAAGATCTCTTGCAGGCCGAAGGCAAGGCCGAAGGTGAGCGCGGCGGCGAGGAACTGGACCTGCGACCAGCCGATGCCGATGGCCCCGAAGCCCAGGAAGATGCCGACGATGACCAGCAGGTATCGGAGGATGCTGGTGACGGCAAATCGGGCGCCCGCGTCGAGCGGCAACCGCTTGAGGAGGGTGATCTCGAGCAGGCCGGGCAAGTTCCGCGCCAGCACCCAGGTGATGGCAAAGAAGAGAAAGGCCGAACCGACGTCGGCGAGCGTCACGACGTTGACGCCCTCGCTCGGCGTCGATTCGCCCGTGGAAGTGGAGCCGAAGGGGTTGAAGCCCGAACCGCCGCCCGAGGATGACGATGCCTGCTCACTGGATTGGTCGGCGGACTGCTCGGTCGACTCGGAAGCCGGGGCGGGCTGTGCATCGACGAACGCGGGGGCCGCTGATCGGTCCGAGTCGACGAGCCTGACGTTGGGCCAGAGCTGGACGCGCTCGAGCATGCGGAGCGCCGGGAGCTGCTGTGCCCAGAGCGCGTACATGCCCAGGACCACGCCGACGAGCACGGCCGCGACGAGGACGCGGCGCGTCTGCGTGTCGACCTCGGCGGCGTCGAGTTCGGGCGTCTCGATCTCGATGCCGCCGTCTTCGCCACCGCCCTGGGCCTTTTCGGCGCGCTCGGCGGCCTCTTCTTCGCGACGCTGCTGGGCGCGCTTGACGAGCATGCGCCGGCGCTCGATGAACAGCCAGCGGAGCACGAGGTTGTACGCGATGGTCGCAACGACCGCGAGCCAGACGGTCAGGTGGAAGCGCTCGTCGAGCTGGGCGGCGGTGTAGTAGAAGCCCAGGCCCGCGAGCACGGCGAGCGCGATGGGCGCCGCGACGAACAGCGGATACCAGATCCATCGCGTCTGATTGATGACGCCCGAACGGTGCTTGGCCAAGTAGTTCTTGACCAAGGGCAGCCAGGGCGCAAACGCCGCGGCGGTGAACATGGCTAAGACGAGCTGTCCCAGCATGAACAGTGGGCGGCCGACTGCGTCGTTGTAGACCAGGTCGGACTGGTGGACGTAGGCGCGTGTCACGACCGTCAGCGGGAGGATGGTGGCTTCGAGCAGGAAGACGAGGCGGCGGAATTGCGTGAGCCCATCGCGGCGCCAGCGGAAGTGGGCCTCGAACAGGCCGTCCGTCCGGGCGGCGTGTCGGACGAATTCGAGCACGAAGGCAAGGATGGACGCGTCGAACAGCGCCCGTCCGACCGCCTCGGCGACTTCGACCTCGGTGCCGGTCAGCAAGAGGCTGACCAGGCCGAGCGCGATGGGCAGCGGGAGGCTGACGACGATGGTGAGTGGGATGGCCTCCAGCGTCAGCCGCATGCTGTCGGTGCCGAACTTGCGGACCTTTCCTGCGATCGACCGCAGGGCGCTGCGGGCTCGTCGGCGGGCCCACGCCGAGACGATCAGGGCGATGGCGACGGGCACGACGAGCACGTTCGGCGGCCACAGCTCGCCCAAGGCACCGACCCAGTTCGAACCGATGGGTTCCGGATCGGTGAGGTCGCGAGAGCCGCCGAGGAGCCACACGCCACCATCGAGGACGTCTTCGACCCGCGGGATCGACGGACCCTGCACGCTGCGGGTCCAGAGGATGCGCTCTTCGATGAACGTCCGAAAGGCGTCGGTGGTCTCGGCCAGGGCACTCCGCGTCGTGAGGAGCTCGTACCCCTCGTTCACGTAGGCCCGGTACTCGGACTCGAGGGCCTGAAGCGTCTCGACGTAGCTGGTGATGATGCTCGTAATCTGGCGTTCGACGTCGGCGGGCAACGAGTCGGCACCGTTCGTGACGCGCTCGCGTGCACGTGCGATGGCCGCCTGGACGTCGCGGAACTCCAGCAGCTCTTCTTCGACCTCGATCAGGTTGAGCTGAGCTTCGTCGATCCGGGTCTTGAGCTGGTCGTCGTCGGCTGGCTCGTAGCGCGAAAGGTTGCGCAGCTCGGTTCGCAGCGACTGGCCGACGATCTCGGTGAGGCCGGCGGCCTGGACACGCGCCGCCGTCGTGCGAGCCCGCCGCTGGAGATCCTCGAGCTTCTCGTCGGCCCGATTCCGCGCGACGCGGAGCGACTCGAGTCGCTCGAGCGTGCCCTGCGGGCCGAGCCGCCGGCTCGCAAGCTCGCTCGTGCGCTCGGCGATCTGACTGAGCTGCCGATCGGCGACGTCGTCGGCTTGCTCGAGGGCTTCTTGCTGGGCCTGGCGGGCGCGGCGGTTCGCCGCCTCGGTCTCGGCGGCGCGGAGCCTCTCGAGCAACCGTGACGCCGCGTCGGCCTTGCGCTGGGCGAGCGTCTGGCGGAGCGGCAGGAGCTCGCGGCGGGCGTTGTAGCTGGCGACTTCGGCCTCGAGCCGAGCGATGCGAGCGGCAAGCTCGGCCGCCTCGGCCTGCTTCTGCCATCGGCGGGCGAGTGCGGCGGGATCCTCGGGGTCGGCCGGCAGCGCGGCCAGCTCGGTCGTTGCCTGGGTCAGGGCCTCTCCCCACTCGACGAGCTGGACCGGGGCCTCCGCGAGCTTCTGCGCGCGCGTTGCCTGCTCGGCCTCGAGGCGCGATTGCTCGGCGCGGGCTGCCTCGAGACGGGCCTCGGCCTCTGCGATCTGGGCACGGACGGCCTCGAGGGCCTCGTCGGCTGGCAGCTCGCTCGTGTCGGGGAGCGTCGGGGTGGTGACCGGCTGATCGACCTCGGCGCGGAGTTGCTCGATCGTGCCCGGCGCCGCGGCGAGTGCGTCGACGAACTCCTGCTGCTGGGCCTGGGACGCGCTGCGCTGCTGGAGCGATGCCAACGCCGCACGCAGCGGAGCGAGGATCGCATCCCTCTGGGCGTCCTCCAGGTCTTCTCGGGCCTCGACCTCTGCAATGCGCTCCTGCACCTGCGCGGTGGTCGGGGCGTCGATCGCGGGCGGTTGGGCCTGGGCCGCCTCGGGCGCCACGACCGGCGAGTCCTGGCTCAGGGGCTCGGTGGCGTCTTGGGAACGGGCACCGCACGCAACGAGCAAGATTGCGGCGGTCACGAACAATCGCGAAGAAATCGAACGCATCGCCCCAGTGTAAGCCCGGCGGCTGACGCCTCTCGGGGCGTCGGGGTAGGCTCGAACCCGGCCGGCCAACCTGTACGGACGCGTTCGAGAGTCTCCCATGGACCCAAGCGACCACAGTCCGAGCGTCGACCCGAGCCGATGGGTGGAAGCCCACGGCGATGCGCTCTATGCGTATGCGCTGCGGCGGCTGGGGGACGCGGGCGAAGCCGAAGACGCGGTGCAGGATTGCCTTCTGGCAGCGCTCGGAGCAGCCC
This Phycisphaerales bacterium DNA region includes the following protein-coding sequences:
- a CDS encoding bifunctional 5,10-methylenetetrahydrofolate dehydrogenase/5,10-methenyltetrahydrofolate cyclohydrolase, encoding MPEATIIDGRALAARYRDEIARRAAALQSQGRPVRLDALLVDDGDSAARQYADSQQRTCEALGIGYRLHTLHAHAGFDEIAGRVLLLNSKDECHAIMVHLPMPEGVDAYEVQRRIDPDKDVEGVNPANIGNVVYGRSSLAPCTALATLRMVLSTGVELKGARCVVVGAGDVVGKPIAVLLMQQEATVISCNVHTEGAAELARTADVVIAAAGVPELVKADWVKPGAVVVDVGVNRVAQDDGSTKTVGDVAFEEVKQKAAFISPVPGGVGPMTVAMLLRNVVAAAEGGVSDL
- the ligA gene encoding NAD-dependent DNA ligase LigA, with protein sequence MAKKDEHARIAELRDLLTRANRAYYADADPIMSDTEFDRLLEELAGLEAKHPDLADPASPTVRVGGEPIEGFETRNHAVPMMSIDNTYNEAEVRAWVERVTKAIKSGGGGNAEADRFVCDPKVDGVAVSLRYEKGELAYALTRGDGASGDDVTHAVRTVRAIPLRLNAPKEQVPDVLEVRGELFIPLSQFARINRERAEAGEAPLMNPRNATAGTIKMLDPTVAADRKLGFVAHGRGEVDDGFAESFSQFMKQVKSMGMAVSPMATTARDADAVLAAIEQFNEDRHDLDYLTDGMVVRVNRFEQQELLGYTSKSPRWAIAYKYAAERATTVMLGVEHQVGKTGKITPRATMEPVLLAGTTVQHATLHNYGQIAQKDIRIGDTVEIEKAGEIIPYVLGVVASARSKDSTKIKPPKKCPACGGVVEIEPTEAAGNPKLETTRRCVNPECPAQVREKLVWFVGRRQMDIDGLGEKTIDLIRESDDIPLGHFSDIFRLHEHEEALRNLEGLGEKSVQQMLDGIEASKGRGMARVLAGLGIRHVGESTAKSLARVFPSVDALLEAEAWQLMPTALNSMSQAERERLTGSPDKLDDPPETGLGALTAPIVHEYLHSKAARETFDALREVGVDLSSKDYVDPAERQAIASADNSFAGRTFVMTGSLERFERNALKDVLEGLGAKVSGSVSKNTDVVVAGEKAGSKLEKAEKLGVEIWDEARLLKELPAEHRPG
- a CDS encoding CYTH domain-containing protein, with protein sequence MADSGSGRDRCARKDATRMQSLEFRTELRDPETAMAALLRAGATPLVTLELRDTYFRVPSGVFKKREAVDEPVEYVFYDRRSGLAPRLCRFTLYDEPQMRLRFGRTDPPTWRVVCKTRVALMRANVRIHLDEVVGLGQFCELEAAVSKAHNVARCHENIGELRHILGPTLGEPVTGTYADMLDALEPERHVG
- a CDS encoding CorA family divalent cation transporter, giving the protein MSAMKFTAMAPDSGVLIHASPAGVERNPQAPIEQIITGEAAWRWLHLDHNRPNAAEWLRLQQDLPEDVADAMLALQTRPRCVQWNGGLLFIGRGVNLNAEAMPEDMISIRAWLTPGRLVTVVRRRLRAAEDVAASIEMPVPKVKVDAAGELLLMLLENLLERMTPTVTESGEQIDDYLEDVIDEDTRVDRRDIARLRLRIITLRRYALPLRDAIAELRLAPPTLMPKDLTPALVELSDRITRLVDELDNQNVRAELARAEVAGQEDETLNRRLYALAIVTAIFLPLSFLTGLLGMNVAGVPFTQQPWAIWVWLAVFGAVLAGQLWLLRRLKWL
- a CDS encoding mechanosensitive ion channel, producing MRSISSRLFVTAAILLVACGARSQDATEPLSQDSPVVAPEAAQAQPPAIDAPTTAQVQERIAEVEAREDLEDAQRDAILAPLRAALASLQQRSASQAQQQEFVDALAAAPGTIEQLRAEVDQPVTTPTLPDTSELPADEALEAVRAQIAEAEARLEAARAEQSRLEAEQATRAQKLAEAPVQLVEWGEALTQATTELAALPADPEDPAALARRWQKQAEAAELAARIARLEAEVASYNARRELLPLRQTLAQRKADAASRLLERLRAAETEAANRRARQAQQEALEQADDVADRQLSQIAERTSELASRRLGPQGTLERLESLRVARNRADEKLEDLQRRARTTAARVQAAGLTEIVGQSLRTELRNLSRYEPADDDQLKTRIDEAQLNLIEVEEELLEFRDVQAAIARARERVTNGADSLPADVERQITSIITSYVETLQALESEYRAYVNEGYELLTTRSALAETTDAFRTFIEERILWTRSVQGPSIPRVEDVLDGGVWLLGGSRDLTDPEPIGSNWVGALGELWPPNVLVVPVAIALIVSAWARRRARSALRSIAGKVRKFGTDSMRLTLEAIPLTIVVSLPLPIALGLVSLLLTGTEVEVAEAVGRALFDASILAFVLEFVRHAARTDGLFEAHFRWRRDGLTQFRRLVFLLEATILPLTVVTRAYVHQSDLVYNDAVGRPLFMLGQLVLAMFTAAAFAPWLPLVKNYLAKHRSGVINQTRWIWYPLFVAAPIALAVLAGLGFYYTAAQLDERFHLTVWLAVVATIAYNLVLRWLFIERRRMLVKRAQQRREEEAAERAEKAQGGGEDGGIEIETPELDAAEVDTQTRRVLVAAVLVGVVLGMYALWAQQLPALRMLERVQLWPNVRLVDSDRSAAPAFVDAQPAPASESTEQSADQSSEQASSSSGGGSGFNPFGSTSTGESTPSEGVNVVTLADVGSAFLFFAITWVLARNLPGLLEITLLKRLPLDAGARFAVTSILRYLLVIVGIFLGFGAIGIGWSQVQFLAAALTFGLAFGLQEIFANFISGLIILIERPMRVGDTVTVNNMNGKVTRIRMRATTVLDWELREVIIPNKVFITQEFTNWTLSDPRIRVTVPVGVSYGSDVRLVERELLELGKSQAHVVAEPRVRSLFLGFGDSTLNFELRVYLESYDFFLDVKSELHTRIAERFRELDIEIAFPQRDLNIRDIGPLADALAQRSRSDDRQPDTAEGTEEPR